The Macaca nemestrina isolate mMacNem1 chromosome 17, mMacNem.hap1, whole genome shotgun sequence genome contains the following window.
aaaaaaaaaaaaaaaaaaaaagtaataataatggtCATTAACTTTTATTGGGCGCACACTCTGGTGCCAGGAACCATCTGAAGCATTTGATGGGCATTTCTCCACTTAAAATGTGAGTACCAATCCCAGAGGCAGGTTCTCGGGcaccctcattttgcagatgaggataCAGACGCAGTTTCTCAGTGGATTTGAAATCGGGAACGTGTCTTTGAAAAGCTATCTGGGCTCTGACTTCCACGTTCtttcacttctattttttttttttccccgagatggagtcttgctctgtcgcccaggctggactgcagtggcacagtctcggctcactgcaacctccgccttccgggttcacgtcattctcctgcctcagcctcccgagtagctgggactacaggcgcctgccactacgcccagctaattttttgtatttttagtagagacggtgtttcaccgtgttagccaggatggtctcaatctcctgaccttgtgatctgcctgcctcggcttcccaaagtgctgggattacaggcgtgagccaccgcgcccggccactcacTTCTTCCAACTTTTCCCATAGAACGTTCACTCTGAACCAATCCAGGGAAAGGGCAACCAGCCACCAGGGTTCCCACTGCGTGCCCTCATGATATACTGGTGTTCACTCTCATATCTTGACTGGATACCACTTTCCCCCTCTCTAGCTCTGTAATCCTTTTCTAAAGTGCTGACGCAGTATTCTTCTGTCTCCCTCCTGTCCCATGCCCCTAGGACCCTGCTGGGATCTTTGAGCTTGTGGAGGTGGTCGGCAATGGAACCTATGGACAGGTGTACAAGGTGAGATGAATGGTGCGGAAGTGTGACCTCCACATCTGCAGGGCACTCTTGGGAGGAGTGGAAGGATGTAGGTTCCTGGTCTGCAGGTCTGAGGGGGGCTATGGGAGATGCCAGAGGCCCTGGAAAGGtagagaggggagaggaaagagcACCCAGGAGGAGGCACTGTTGATGCCTCTCCCTGCCTGAGTGCAGAGCCAGTCCCGGACGTGGTGGGAACAGGCCGGAAGCCAGGAAGGGTGGCTTGCAGCAGTGAGAGCAGGTGGAAGGGCATACGGCCTTGTGTGTCAGAACTCTCCTGGGATTCAGAGAACGCTAAGGCCAGAGGTGTGGGTTTGGCCTCTCCCCGGACCACAAAGAGACCCAGGACTTTGAGGTAGTGGGACCTAATGGGTGGCCTTCTGCAGAGGGGAAGTGGCCTCTGCTCCCACAGCTGGCCTGCTGGAGCCAGAGCTCAGGCTTTCTGCTTTTGAGCTGCCTCTGTCCCTGACAGAAGTGGCATGTTCTCAGCCACCAATGGTAGCTTTTAGGTTGGCCAGCCCAGCCCTCCCGTGTGGCCTGACCACTGCTCACATTCGCATGGGGGGAGCCGCTGCAGCGGGGAGTGAGGTGGCCTGACCCCTGCTCACATTTGCATGGGGGGAGCCGCTCCAGCGGGGAGTGAGGATGCTCAGGGTGAATGCTGCCTCTTACTGGAGCCCCTGGGACCCGTGGCTTTTTCATCTCCAGACAGAGTGCTTGATACTGCCACAAGTCTCTTCTGCATCTCTAGCCCCGTGTTTCCTGTGTCACTGAGACCACCTGCCCTTCTCTTACGCTCCTTCTCTTGCAAACTTTGGGGAAACAGACACCCCACCCGCAATCTCTTGCCTTGTTGTTGCCATGGGAATAGTGGTGCCATGTGCTTCTGCGTCTCTGGACTTGGGGTCTTGAATGGCTAAGGTTAAAAATAACCCGTGGGCTGGCAAAGCCAATCCATCCCCACGAGGGGCCGCCTTCCTCCACTCCGCTGCTCCCCAGGAAGCCTTTGGGCTTTCCTCTCCAAGCCTTAGATGCTCCCACTAGGAATTTCAGAAGGATGTTGGGGGAGGAGGTCAATGACTGGGACACACTCGAAGAGGAAGTTTTTTCCCGCTCGGACTGGTGACGGTGGCGGGATCATTAGCCAACCAGTTAGCTGGCCCCTCTGTGTTTCTCTAAGTTCCCTAAAATCTCAGCTCTGTCTCTGCTCTTTCCCTATCGACAAGAATAAAAAGCTGTGTGGGTGAAGTTGATTCTAGGAGAGGCCTCCTGTCCAGAGTTGGTGAGTCAGGCAAGCACCCCAACATTTTGTCTTGCTTAGGAGAAGAGGGTGAGGCAaagcccctccctccccagcctcctcctcctcctccctccatcctgCATTAGGATGGAGAGGTATCTTTCCCGCCCTGCTCTGACTTTCAGACTGTAAAGTCCAAGCCAGAGAGGCATAAGTGTTTCTGACTCATCTGTCTTGAGTTTTTCTGGGAGGAGACCCTTCACCTTTATTGAGCCTGTAACTTGGAAGTCCACTGTAGGTGGTTTTTTCTGTTGACCATGATGGCTCAGGAGCGCTCTGCCTCTGTCCACTCCCATGAGCAGCACGTTCACTGAGGTGTGTAGCCACAATGAGgggtactttatttttatttatttatttttttttttttgagacagagtctcgctttgtcccccaggctggagtgcagtggcctggtcttggcttgcctcccaggttcaagcgattctgcctcagcctcctgagtagctgggactacaggcgcccgccaccacacctggatcatttttgtatttttagtagagatgaggtttctccatgttggccaggctggtctcgaactcctggtctcaagtgatcctcctgcttcggcctcccaaagtgttgggattacaggcatgagccatggcgcccagccaaGGGGCACTTTGTAAGACAGAAAACAGTCAAAAGCTGTGTCTCCCAGAGTCAAGCCCTCAGAACGTTCCGCTCTCTGAGCATAGACTCAGATCCCTCTGTCCTGCAGGGTCGGCATGTCAAGACTGGGCAGCTGGCTGCCATCAAGGTCATGGATGTCACCGAGGTAGGGAGTGGATCTGGGCAGTGGGAGGGTTGGACCACCGAGAAGGGAGTGTGGGGGGAGTCTCAGGGCTCAGCTCCTCCCATTTGCCTAGGATGAGGAAGAAGAGATCAAACAGGAGATCAACATGCTGAAAAAATACTCTCATCACCGCAACATTGCCACCTACTATGGAGCCTTCATCAAGAAGAGCCCCCCGGGAAACGATGACCAGCTCTGGGTGAGAAACGCccccctgcctgccctccctgcACCCCGTGTCTCTGGGCCGTTCACTAGGACTCGGTATCAGCGCCCAGCATCTGTCCTCGCCAGCTACCCTCCCTCCAGTCTACCCAGCCTCCCCTGTCCCTGGACCCAGAGGAGCCTCCTGCCTCATGGATGGCCCCACACTCCAGCGCCCATGAATTGCAGCCTCTCATTCTTTGAGTGTTTTGTGGGGAGGGGTCCTGGCGTTTGCCCCAACCCTTCCTCTAACCAGTATCTCACACTGTGTGATCGGCTCTTAATAAGCAAATATAATCCTGGCAAAGGCTAGAGAGACCATGGGGAGGCCGTCCATCAGTTTTCCTGCCTTTGAGCACAGCTCCTGGGAAAGCAACAGAACCAAAATATTTGTGGGAGATAACAGCACCCCACATGCTACAGTGCACCCAGCCCTTCTGGGTCACCATTCAAACCAGAGCCTGCTGCGGAGCTTGGGGCCTCCCCCAAATTCCTCCTGCCTGGCCCAGAACATTCCTAAGAGTCATTCCCCTCCCTAGCCTGGGCACTGGTGCTGACATGTTCCCCCAGCCTCACCCTTTGTGGTACTGAGCCCAGTCCCTGAGGATGGAGCAGCAGGGAGTGTGGCAATGGCTGTCGGGAATTTTGGCACTGACGCCAGGTCTCCCCTCCCAGCAGCCATTCAGACGACAAGCACTTACTAAGCACTTCTGTATAGACGAGCATGAGCCATGGTCCTGGCCTCCAAGGCCCTTTGGCTTTTTGggaacacacacactcatgcacacaaagaaagggagaaaggtgACAGGGAGGTATATGTGCCAGGTGTGTGTGGTGATGGTGTCTGGCTAGAGGCATTAGTGGCCGGGCACCCCCTTCTGGACCTGTTGGGCACAGGTCCTCCCCTCCTCTCACTGTGCTCTGCTCTCCAAGGAGTAGGCACATGCAAATTACTTTTAttgcatatgcaaatatatgtgtCCATCCAACCTTTTCCTGCATTGGGTGTGGCTTTTAGTGAAAACTTGGACAAGCATGCTGATTCCCAGGAAGCCTGGTTGGAGCCATCTTCTCTGCCTCCGGGTCTCAGCTGCTCTCCCTGGGAGGTGCAGACCCAGAGCCCTCCTCATCTCCTGGCCTTGTTACTCTTTGTTCTGGAGGAGTTTCTCTCAGGGTCTTCCCAGGTTCCCTGCTGCAGTTGTCTGGATAGACCCTATGCACTCTTTCTGTCTCCAGCAGACCTGGAGAATCACTGATTCTTAGTCCCTTTTCTGCTTCTAAGTCAGGgactggcaaactttttctgtgaagggccagacagtaaatattttaggctttgcggGTCATATTTGCTGTCCCAGCTGCTCAATTCTGTTGTTGTACCACAAAAGCAGCAATAGACAGTACGTAAACGAATGAGCATGGCTATACCCCCAACACCTTCACTGAGGTCACTCACATTTGAATGTTTTTTCACTTTCACATGTCATAAAATatgattcctttttttgttttttcccgcAACCATTTAACAATGTAAAAaccaggccagatgcagtggctcaagcctgtaatcccagcactttgggaggctgaggtgggtggatcatgggaggtcaggagttcaagaccagcctggtcaacacagtgaaaccgtctctactaaaaatacaaaaattaaccggggtgtggtggcaggcgcctgtggttccagctacttgggaggctgaggcaggagaatcacttgaacctgggaggcggaggttgcagtgagccgacattgcgccactgcactccactctggacgacagagtaagactctgtctcaaggaaaaaaaaaaaaggtaaaaaccaTTCTTGACTTGCTGACCGTACAGAAGCAGGCCTTGGTCCAGCCCCTGATCCAAAgcagtagttcttttttttttttttttttttttttttttgagacagactctcgctctgtcgcccaggctggagtgcagtggcgtgatctcagctcactgcaacctctgcctcccaggtttaagcaattctcctgcctcagcctcctgagtagctgggattacaggcacccaccaccatgcctggcgaactttttgtatttttagtagagatagggtttcaccgtgttagccaggatggtctcgaactcctgatcttgtgatccacctgccttagcctcccaaagtattgggattacaggcgtgagtccccGCACCCGGCCGTAAAGCAGTAGTTCTTAACCGCTTTAGGGTTTGGAATCCCAgtgagaatctgatgaaagtaCTAGACCCTTCCTCAAGGAAAACGCATATACCTGCATCATTTTGTCTACAGTTTCAGGGATTCATTGGACTCCTACCCTGAGTCCACCTGCCAGTTCTgtattccttctctctctcttttttttttttttctttttttgagatggagtcttgcttaccatgttggccaggctagtcttgaactcctgacctcaggtgatctgcctgcctcagcctcccaaagtgctgggatgacaggcgtgagccaccgcacccagcctttttccctctctcttgaCTTCAGGAAGTCCTGTGGCCTTTGTGAGGCTTCTGTGGTCCTTGCTTTCCAGCTCATACCAGTTCTAGCCCCAAGGTCTCTGGTCCTTCTCCAGGAGTCTAGCAGGGGATTGGGGCAGGGTTTGGGGGGCTTGTCTGACTGATACTTTTCCTTTCCGTACCTTCCTGGGATCCTAGCTGGTGATGGAGTTCTGTGGTGCTGGTTCAGTGACTGACCTGGTAAAGAACACGAAAGGAAACGCCCTGAAGGAGGACTGTATCGCCTACATCTGCAGGGAGATCCTCAGGGTGAGCTCCAGGCCCCCTCCCCTTGTCTTCTCCTCCTCTGCTACCCTGGCTGGAGCTTCTTCATGAGCAAAGATCCTCCCTGCACTGGGAGGAGACATAACTGCCCCCTTTCGGGAGCAGCAGGCCTGATGCGGGTGGGATGTGGAAGCAGGGTCCCAGCCTTGGGAAGTCTCAGGCTGCTGAAGGAGACAGGCTCCTCTGTTTCCAAGCTCTGCCACTTCTCCACCTGTAACCCTGCAACTTTGGGAATTCACCTGGAGCCACCAGTCTGAGGAAGCTCTCCAGGACAGCTCAGCTTGCTTGGGCTCCTGGTGGAGAGGGTCTGCTCCTTCATCCCAGCCCTGTCCAGACTGATTGCTCCTTGTCCCCTCAACTCACTGCCCACTTACTCTTTCCCACCCCCTCCAACACCATGGCTAATTTCCCTGCTCTCCTGTCCCAGGGTCTGGCCCATCTCCATGCCCACAAGGTCATCCATCGAGACATCAAGGGGCAGAATGTGCTGCTGACAGAGAATGCTGAGGTCAAGCTAGGTGCGCCGGCTCCTTCTGAGGCTGACGGGGCCCTTTCACCCCCAGAACAGAGAATGAGGCACCCCTTTTTCCCTCTGGTGGCTCAGGCCCAACTTCCTCCCTGTTGGGGAGGCTCACTCCCTCCCCGTTCCCCTCTCCCCCTGGAATGCCCTGCCTCCTGCTGAAAATCCCTCAGGAAGCTCCACACCTGTCACCTGTTATGGGCCAGGTGCTCTGCAGGTTGCTCTGGGGAGCTGGGATCTGATGACCCTCCTGCCTGGGATGCTGTCCGTGATCCTTTCACCGGGGCTTTTCTCTAAGATACAGGAGGGTGGAATTGGGTGCTTCAGGATGTTGATGGGGTAAAGGAGGGTGCTGGGGTGTCTGGGTAGGGCCAGAACCTCAGCTGCCTCAGGCAAGtcctgtgtgtgcatgcagggATGTGAGGCAAGGGAGCAGGGGTGACTCTCCATGCTGACCCCTCCCTTTCTGTCTTCACAGTGGATTTTGGGGTGAGTGCTCAGCTGGACCGCACCGTGGGCAGACGGAACACTTTCATTGGGACTCCCTACTGGATGGCTCCAGAGGTCATCGCCTGTGATGAGAACCCCGATGCCACCTACGATTACAGGGTATGGAGTGGAAAGTTGGGAGCATGGGGCTGCCAAGGGCAGGAAGCAGTATGGGGACCATGGCGCCTGAGCAGGCTGGGGAACAAAGGAAGGTTGGATGATGTTAGCAGTGAGGGGCTGGGGAACATCTTATGGCAAGGCAAGTGTGGGTGGGAAGATGGGAGGGGTTGGAGAGCACTGCTGCAAGAAGGAGGGTGGCCCAGGAAGGCTCCTGAAGAGGCCAGGATGGTGGGTGAAGAGAGGTTGCAAGGCAGAGTTGTCGGGAATATTCACTTGTTCCTTCTCTCCCGTCTGTAGAGTGACATTTGGTCTCTAGGAATCACAGCCATCGAGATGGCAGAGGGAGCCCCCCGTAAGTTCTGAGTCTGCTGGGAGTGGGAGCGGAGGGAAAGCAAGGGCCCAGAGAGGGCTGTAGGGAGGAGCTGGGTCCTGGGATCCTGCTGAGGAAGGGTCCTGTAGCTCCAGTGCAGTGAAAGGGACTGAGGGCATCTCTTCTGTGTCCAGCTCTGTGTGACATGCACCCCATGCGAGCCCTCTTCCTCATTCCTCGGAACCCTCCGCCCAGACTCAAGTCCAAGAAGTGGTAGGTCTCTGAGAGTGTGGGCTCTGGGAAGGAAGGTCCCTGGACAAGGTCATCCCCACCTTCATGCCCTCTGTGCTCAGGCTTGGATCTCACCAGAGAAGAGATTTTGGGGGGCAGAGGGCGGTGACTGGTGTTGGGATATGAAGACAGGAGGGATGTCAAGGTGGCTTGTGGATGAGTGATCCACCCTCTTTCTCCTGCACCCATCCCTTCTGAGGGGACCCTCctagtgtgagccaccactgtTTCCAGGTCTAAGAAGTTCATTGACTTCATTGACACATGTCTCATCAAGACTTACCTGAGCCGCCCACCCACGGAGCAGCTGCTGAAGTTTCCCTTCATCCGGGACCAGCCCACGGAGCGGCAGGTCCGCATCCAGCTTAAGGACCACATTGACCGATCCCGGAAGAAGCGGGGTGAGAAAGGTCAGTGGGCAGGCTGGAGGGGCAGGTACTAGgggacactccagcctggctcctCTCTGCCAGCCCTGCTCACTCCTGGCTCCCCTTCCTGCTCCCCTCCTTGGCCCCAGCTCTCCCTGTCCAAGGAGATCGTTCTCAAACTTGCAACAGCCGAGGGgttttccctcctttccctcccaatCTGGGTCAGCCCTCCAGAGGAGGACCGGCCTTTCACATCCTTATGAAAACTCCATGCTAAGCACATACGTGTGCGAGCCCAGGCACAGGCTCTGCCACACCTCAGCTGCCCAGGGACCCAGTCCTGGTCCCTGTCCGGGCCCACACCTGAGACACACTGTCCTCCCATTGCTCCCAGGAAGTGGGTGGGGCCCCTCATGCGTGCCCACCCAGACAGACCTTCTGGTTATGCCCACCCGAGGTTTCCCTAGCCCACGGCGGGGTCTGGGGTACTGGGTGAGTTAACAGCAGTGGTCTCCCCTGCAGAGGAGACAGAATATGAGTACAGCGGCAGCGAGGAGGAAGACGACAGCCATGGAGAGGAAGGAGAGCCAAGGTAGGCCTGGCAGGCGGAGCGGGGGTTGGGGGGTCATCACTGAGTGGGGGGACTACAGTGGTGCTTGGCTTTGGAGATGCTCGGCCTGGGGGTGATGGGCACAGAGAGGTAGAGACTGCTAGAAACCAAATTCCCGAGTGCTAAGAAGTGGAACAAATGAGTGAGCAAGAGCTGGGGAGAGAGCAATTCAGGGTGAAGGTGGGGCGCAGCAGTAATAGGAAAGGAGGATAGGGCTGAAGACCGGGCAGCAGGGGACAGTGAGTCTCCTGGCCACCTGGGAGTGGCCAGAGGCAGAGGCTTTGATCCAGTTAAAGCACCCGCTCAGGCGGGCCCACGGGGTTGAGAGTGGGAACCAACAGGGTTCTGACCCCAACTCTTCTTTGTGCCACCCCTGCCCAGCTCCATCATGAACGTGCCTGGAGAGTCGACTCTACGCCGGGAATTTCTCCGCCTCCAGCAGGAAAATAAGAGCAACTCAGAGGCTttaaaacagcagcagcagctgcagcagcagcagcagcgagACCCCGAGGCACACATCAAACATCTGCTGCACCAGCGGCAGAGGCGCATAGAGGAGCAGAAGGAGGAGCGGCGCCGCGTGGAGGAGGTGGGCTGTCTCCCAAGGGCCCAGGCCTGGCGCGGCCTCCTGCTGACCTTCCCAGGGTCCATTAGGGCCTCAGGGAGAACAGGTTTTAAAATGCCttaaatggggccgggcgcggtggctcacgcctgtaatcccggcactttgggaggccgagacgggcggatcacgaggtcaggagatcgagaccatcctggctaacacagtgaaaccccatctcaactaaaaatacaaaaaattagccgggcgtggtggcgggcgcctgtagtcccagctactggggaggctgaggcaggagaatggcatgaacccgggaggcggagcttgcagtgagctgagatccagccactgcactccagcctgggcgacagagtgagactccgcctcagaattaaaataaaataaaatgccttaaaTCAATGGCATTTCTGTTGAAACAGTTACATGATTTCAAATTTCATGATTAGCTGGACTTAACAAAAAATGTGTCTAAATAATAGGCAATAGACCAGATGCGGTAGctcactttcggaggctgaggtgggtggatcacctgaggtcaggagtttttgagaccagtctggccaacatggtgaaaccccatctctactaataatacaaaaatcagccgggtgtggtggcgcgtgcctgtaatcccagctacttgggaggctgagacaggagattcacttgaacccaggaggcagaggtgagcagagatcacaccactgcactccagcctgggtgacagagtgagactccatctccaatactactactaataataataacccggccgggcgcggtggctcaagcctgtaatcccagcactttgggaggccgagatgggcggatcacaaggtcaggagatcgagaccatcctggctaacacggtgaaaccccgtctctactaaaaaatacaaaaacctagctgggcgaggtggcgggcgcctgtagtcccagctactcgtgaggctgaggcaggagaatggcatgaactcgggaggcggagcttgcagtgagctgagatccggccactgcactccagtctgggcgacaaagcgagactctgtctcaagaacaacaacaacaaaaataataataataacccgCAGCATCCACACTGTCCACCTGCTACCCCCAAAGCAGGCCCTCTCATTGttgaacaaaaaataatttgcaagAAAACCTGCTACAGAAGAGCCTTGTGCAGTTTtgaaaatataggccgggcgcgatggctcacgcctgtaatcccagcactttgggaggccaaggcgggtggatcatgaggtcaggagttcaagaccagcctgtctaatatggtgaaaccccatctctactaaaaatacaaaaaattagccggatgtgggtggtgcacacgcctgtagtcccagctactcgggaggctgaggcaggaaaatcacttgaacccgggaggcggaggttgctgtgagccaagatcatgccactgcactccagcctagggaacagagcaagactctgtctcaaaaaataaataaataaataaataaaataaatatagcgTTCAGATAGCATAGTGACAAAGTCCTATCTAACGGCGTGGAGAAGGCGTGCCAGCAACTTCATTGCAGGAATAGGCACAAGTTCCCTCAAGTGTAAGGGCCCCTTAGGGCTTGCGCTTTTGTTGTTGTAGgcggtggtggcggtggtggttgTGGTAGACTTTGTGATCGGAAATACCGTGAAAGTCAAATACCACCTGGGCATCGGGGCTTGCCAAGGAGCGGGCCAGGTCCCTTTTCTGTGCTTTCTGTGCACGGGCACCTGGTGCCCTCTTGTGGCCAAAGTCTATCGCTACGACCCGCTCTGTATGGACTTCAGGCAAAGGTCGGTTTTAGGCTAGGAGTGCTGGGGATGCTTGTTTTGAGTTcgggttttgtttgttgtttggtgGGGTGTGGGTAGGGGAAGGTGTTGTCTAGCTAAGCACACCCCACAGGCAGCGGTCAGTCTCACAGCCTCTCTCATCACAGCTACTGGCTGTTTTCCCGAGCCCAGCCCCGCGGGCCCTTGGGTGGGGATGGGTATAGTTACAGAAACAAGCCTCCGTGGTGAGCAAGGAGAGCTCCCTCCCTGTCCATGGAGGGACAGTGCTGCCGCGGTGTCCGGTATGGTCCTTAAGACCACCTGGCTCTCCCCATAGCAACAGCGGCGGGAGCGGGAGCAGCGGAAGCTGCAGGAGAAGGAGCAGCAGCGGCGGCTGGAGGACATGCAGGTTCTGCGGCGGGAGGAGGAGCGGCGGCAGGCGGAGCGCGAGCAGGTAGAGCGCCGCACCCACATCCCTGCCCTCCCGCCCTCCCGCTCCTGCTGCCTGCCGCCCCTGCTCCCCGTGcccttcccccttctctccccCCCACCCAGATTCCTCCTATCTTTTCTAGcttcactctttctctctgttttctcccACCCTTCAACCCCAACCCtggccccctccctcctccttccctgcctcattCCCATCTCTGTACCCCATCCCTGACTCTCCCTggccccttcctcatccccctcATTCCCTGTGCCCTCTTCTTCCCCATCTGTGCCGCGTGGCCCCCCGGGGCTCATGCCATCCCCTCCCCTACCTCTCTCTTACTTTTCCCCTGCACCCCCTCATCCTCCTCCTGCGgatcccttcctccttctccaacTCGCTGCTgctgccctcctctgcctcttcctccttccctgccctctgcccccCACCCTACACCCCGCCCCCCAGGAATATATTCGTCACAGGCTAGAGGAGGAGCAGCGACAGCTCGAGATCCTTCAGCAACAGCTGCTCCAGGAACAGGCCCTGCTGCTGGTAACGGGTCCCTCAGCGTCCTCTGGGAAGATGCTTTTCAGAGCTTCTTTGCTGGAACGGGATGGGAACACTTCAAGGGAAGGGATTCACCCAAGACATCAAGGGAATACATCTCCTCTCTAGGCAGTTGGAGAAAAGAGAGGGCATGCCTGCTCTGACTCCCAGGCCACACTCTGCTGAGCCCTCTCTCCCTACCCTTGGGCCCAGGAATACAAGCGGAAGCAGCTGGAGGAGCAGCGGCAGTCAGAGCGTCTCCAGAGGcagctgcagcaggagcatgCCTACCTCAAGTCcctgcagcagcagcaacagcagcagcagcttcagaaacagcagcagcagcagctcctgcCCGGGGACAGGAAGCCCCTGTACCATTATGGTCGGGGCATGAATCCCGCTGACAAACCAGCCTGGGCCCGAGAGGTACTCACTGCCTCCTTTGCCTCCTGAGACTGCAGTCCCACTGCCTGAGGCCTGGAGAGCCACAAGAAGTGGTTGTTCACAGGAACAGGCACCGAGCAGGGGAAAggagcacacagcacacagcatAGGACAGGAGTGGTGAGGGCGGGCGGGACCCTCAGTTTTGAGAACAGGGAGGCAAGAGCTGGCCTGCTTGACATCCCTTCACATCACAGGTAGAAGAGAGAACAAGGATGAACAAGCAGCAGAACTCTCCCTTGGCCAAGAGCAAGCCAAGCAGCACGGGGCCTGAGCCCTCCATCCCCCAGGCCTCCCCCGGGCCTGCAGGACCCCTTTCCCAGACTCCTCCTATGCAGAGGCCGGTGGAGCCCCAGGAGGGACCGCACAAGGTGAGTCTCTCCCCACTCCTGTCTTAATGCAGACACAGGGAGCTTTGCTCAGAGCCcaggtgcacacacacgcacacacgcacgcgcacacacgcacacacacgcgcgcacacacacgcacacacgcacacacacgcacacacacacacgcacgcacacgcacacatacgcgcacacacgcacacacacacgcacacacgcacacacacacacacatgcgcacgcgcacgcacacacgcacgcacgcacacacgcacgcacgcacacacacacatgcacacacacacctgctcagcCCTGAGCCAGGATTCCAGAGCACAGGCTATGTGGACAGAGACACTCACCTGCTTCTTGCTGCCTATGTCTGCCCTGACTTAGCTGTCCTCAGGCTCAAGGAACCCCTTGTCCTTCAATGGAGGAAGGGGCAACTAAAGTCCCTTCCCACCTCAGACCCCGATTTGCAGGTGGGGACCTGCCATGGAGCAGGCAGCCCACCCTCCCTGGTCTCTCCCTGCAGAGCCTGGTGGCACACCGGGTCCCACTGAAGCCATATGCAGCACCTGTACCCCGATCCCAGTCCCTGCAGGACCAGCCCACCCGAAACCTGGCTGCCTTCCCAGCCTCCCATGACCCCGACCCTGCCATCCCTGCACCCACTGCCACGCCCAGTGCCCGAGGAGCTGTCATCCGCCAGAATTCAGACCCCACCTCTGAAGGACCTGGCCCCAGCCCGAACCCCCCAGCCTGGGTCCGCCCAGATAACGAGGCCCCACCCAAGGTAAGGACAGC
Protein-coding sequences here:
- the LOC105472378 gene encoding misshapen-like kinase 1 isoform X20 — translated: MGDPAPARSLDDIDLSALRDPAGIFELVEVVGNGTYGQVYKGRHVKTGQLAAIKVMDVTEDEEEEIKQEINMLKKYSHHRNIATYYGAFIKKSPPGNDDQLWLVMEFCGAGSVTDLVKNTKGNALKEDCIAYICREILRGLAHLHAHKVIHRDIKGQNVLLTENAEVKLVDFGVSAQLDRTVGRRNTFIGTPYWMAPEVIACDENPDATYDYRSDIWSLGITAIEMAEGAPPLCDMHPMRALFLIPRNPPPRLKSKKWSKKFIDFIDTCLIKTYLSRPPTEQLLKFPFIRDQPTERQVRIQLKDHIDRSRKKRGEKEETEYEYSGSEEEDDSHGEEGEPSSIMNVPGESTLRREFLRLQQENKSNSEALKQQQQLQQQQQRDPEAHIKHLLHQRQRRIEEQKEERRRVEEQQRREREQRKLQEKEQQRRLEDMQVLRREEERRQAEREQEYKRKQLEEQRQSERLQRQLQQEHAYLKSLQQQQQQQQLQKQQQQQLLPGDRKPLYHYGRGMNPADKPAWAREVEERTRMNKQQNSPLAKSKPSSTGPEPSIPQASPGPAGPLSQTPPMQRPVEPQEGPHKSLVAHRVPLKPYAAPVPRSQSLQDQPTRNLAAFPASHDPDPAIPAPTATPSARGAVIRQNSDPTSEGPGPSPNPPAWVRPDNEAPPKVPQRTSSIATALNTSGAGGSRPAQAVRASNPDLRRSDPGWERSDSVLPASHGHLPQAGSLERNRVGASSKLDSSPVLSPGNKAKPDDHRSRPGRPADFVLLKERTLDEAPRPPKKAMDYSSSSEEVESSEDDEEEGEGGPSEGSRDTPGGRDGDTDSVSTMVVHDVEEITGTQPPYGGGTMVVQRTPEEERNLLHADSNGYTNLPDVVQPSHSPTENSKGQSPPSKDGSSDYQSRGLVKAPGKSSFTMFVDLGIYQPGGSGDTIPITALVGGEGTRLDQLQYDVRKGSVVNVNPTNTRAHSETPEIRKYKKRFNSEILCAALWGVNLLVGTENGLMLLDRSGQGKVYGLIGRRRFQQMDVLEGLNLLITISGKRNKLRVYYLSWLRNKILHNDPEVEKKQGWTTVGDMEGCGHYRVVKYERIKFLVIALKSSVEVYAWAPKPYHKFMAFKSFADLPHRPLLVDLTVEEGQRLKVIYGSSAGFHAVDVDSGNSYDIYIPVHIQSQITPHAIIFLPNTDGMEMLLCYEDEGVYVNTYGRIIKDVVLQWGEMPTSVAYICSNQIMGWGEKAIEIRSVETGHLDGVFMHKRAQRLKFLCERNDKVFFASVRSGGSSQVYFMTLNRNCIMNW